The following nucleotide sequence is from Streptomyces brevispora.
GTTCCGGGACGGTACGGCGGTGGCGACGGGCGCCTTCCCGGCGGGCGGCACCGTACAGGCGGATGCGGAGGCGGGATTGAGCGGCACGGTGCCGATGGTGCCGTGGCTGAGGGAGGCAACCCATGTCCTTGTCGCCGCTGCGGACCGGTCGTTGTGGATCGTGCGGACCGGGGGCGCCGGGGTACTGACCCAGCCGGTGGAAACCACGGCCCCGTGGTCGGCGGGACGGCTCGTGCTCTCCGGAGCACCTGCCGAACGGCTCGGTGAGGCACCTGGTGAGCAGCTTGGCGGGGCACCTGGTGAGCCGCTGGGTGGGGCGCAGGCGTACGAGAAGGTGCTGGCAATGGCCCGGACGGCGTTCGCGGGCCTGCAGGCGGGGGTGTGCGCCGGTTCGTTGGCCCGCGCTGTGGAACACACCAACACACGTGAGCAGTTCGGGCGCCCGCTCTCGACCAACCAGGGGGTGCTGCTGCGCGCCGCCGACGCCCATATGGACACCGAGGCGATACGCGTCACGGCGTACGAGGCCGCGTGGCTTCACGACCGGGCGCTGCCCTGCGCGGCGCAGGCGCTGACCGCCGCGTGGTGGGCGTCCGAGGCGGGGAAGCGGGTCGTGCACGCGGCGCAGCACCTGCACGGAGGTACGGGCGCCGACCTCGACCACCCCGTGCACCGGCACTTCCTCTGGGGACGTCAGCTCGACGCCTATCTCGGCTGCGGCAGTGAAGTGCTTCAGGAACTCGGTGGTCTGCTGGTGAAGGAGGGGTCGCGGTGAAGGTCGGCGAGGAACTGGCACCGCTGGAGATCGCGGTGACCCGCACCCTGATCGTGGCGGGCGCCGTCGCCTCCCGCGATTACCAGGACGTGCACCATGACGCGGAGCTGGCACGGGAGAAGGGCTCCCCGGACATCTTCATGAACATCCTGACGACCAATGGGCTGGTCGGACGCTACGTCACCGACCACTTCGGGTCATCGGCGGTGCTCAGAAAGGTCTCCATCAGGTTGGGTGTTCCGAACTACCCCGGAGACACGATGGTGTTGAGCGGCAAGGTGACCGCACTCGGCAACGACGGTTCGGTCGAGGTTTCGGTCGTCGGCGCCAACCGGCTGGGCAGACATGTCACCGGCACGGTGACCATCAGCGTTCCGGAGGGATCCGCATGAGCGTGCGCAGGGCCGATTCGCTCGGCGGACGGGCGGCCGTGGCCGGGATCGGGGCGACCGAGTTCTCCAAGAGCTCCGGACGCAGCGAACTCAAGCTGGCCGTCGAGGCCGTGCACGCGGCGCTCGACGACGCGGGGCTGAGCCCCGCCGATGTCGACGGACTGGTCACGTTCACCATGGACACCAGCCCCGAGATCACCGTCGCCCAGGCGGCCGGCATCGGTGAGCTGTCGTTCTTCTCCCGCATCCACTACGGCGGCGGGGCGGCCTGCGCCACCGTCCAGCAGGCGGCCCTCGCCGTCGCCTGCGGGGTGGCCGACGTGGTCGTCTGCTACCGCGCGTTCAACGAGAGGTCGGGGCGGCGTTTCGGCTCCGGGGTGCAGCAGCGGGAGCCCACGGCCGAGGGCGCGGCGCTCGGCTGGAACCTGCCCTTCGGGCTGCTCACCCCCGCCTCCTGGGTGGCCATGGCGGCCCAGCGGTATCTGCACACCTATGGGCTGACGCCGGAGGCCTTCGGCCATGTCGCGGTCACCGACCGGCGACACGCCGCGCGCAACCCGGCGGCGTACTTCTACGAGAAGCCGATCACCCTTGCCGAACATGCCGCGTCCCGCTGGATCGTCGAGCCGCTGCGGCTGCTCGACTGCTGTCAGGAGACCGACGGCGGACAGGCGATCGTCGTCACCAGTGCGGAACGGGCCAGGGACCTGCGGCAGCCGCCCGCGGTGATCGTCGCCGCGGCTCAGGGGGCCGGGCGGGCGCAGGAGCAGATGACCAGCTTCTACCGTGACGGGCTGACCGGCCTGCCGGAGATGGATGTCGTCGCCCGCCAGCTCTGGCGGAGCTCCGGCCTCTCCCCCGCCGATATCGACGTGGCGATCCTGTACGACCACTTCACCCCGTTCGTGCTGATGCAGCTGGAGGAGTTCGGTTTCTGCGGACCGGGTGAGGCCGCCGACTTCGTGGCAGCCGACACCTTGCCGTTGAACACCCATGGTGGCCAGCTGGGGGAGGCATACCTGCACGGGATGAACGGCATCGCGGAGGCGGTCCGGCAGATCCGGGGCACTTCGGTGAACCAGATACCCGGGGCGGCCCGGTCCCTGGTCACGGCCGGTACGGGGGTGCCCACCTCGGGCCTTGTCCTGGGCCGGGCGGAGTGAGCGGGGCGGCCGGTCCACGGGGCGCGGGCGCCGGGGCGACCCTGAGCCCGGTGGTACGGCCCCTCCACCTACAGGAGGTGGATGGGGGGCCGGTCCTACACCCTGAGGCGGACCCGGTTTCGGGACCTGGGGGCGATCCCCGGGGCGGCGCCCGCTCCTAGCGTGGAGGCATGACCACGCCAGTCTGCACGGACACCTCCAGGGGAGCCGCTGTCACCGCCGGACGCGCGCCGCACACTCCGCATGCGCCGCTCGCCGGGCACCAGCCGCAGGTAACGACGAGCCCGCGCGCACCGCTCGCGTCGGTCGGGCAGGTCGGGCCGTACGCGGTGCCGCGCACACCGTCCACCGTGCGCACACCGGTCGCCGCGCGTACACCGTACGGCGCACGCGCTCCGTACGTCCCGTACCCGTCGTTCACGTCGTTCGTGAAGGCCCGTGGGCCGGTGCTGTTGCGTGCGGCCCGCTCGCTCACCGCGAATCCCAGCGATGCCGAGGACCTGCTGCAGACCGCCCTCACCAAGACCTATGTCGCCTGGGAGCGGATCGAGGACCACCGGGCTCTCGACGGCTACGTCCGCCGGGCTCTGCTGAACACCCGGACCTCGCAGTGGCGCAAGCGCAAGGTCGACGAGTTCGCCTGCGACGAGCTGCCCGAGCAGGAGACGGTTCCCGGGCCGGACCCCGCGGAGCAGCAGTCGCTGCACGACGCCATGTGGCGGGCCGTGCTGAAACTCCCCGACCGCCAGCGGGCGATGGTCGTCCTGCGCTACTACGAGGACCTCAGCGAGGCACAGACGGCCGAGGTGCTCGGGGTGTCCATCGGTACGGTCAAGAGCGCCGTGTCCCGGGCGCTCGGCAAGCTGCGCCAGGACCCGGAGCTGACACCGGTCAGATGAGGCACCAGACCGGTCATGGACGTGTACGTGGACATGAGCATGGTCCGGTCATGGGCATGGTCATGCCCATGGGGGAGGGCGGAGTTCGGCCATGGCGCACGGGTGGTGTGATTTTGCTGGTCGGCACTGATTCGTACGTCCTGGAGTAGTGACATACCGCTCGGTATGTGCGCAGAATCAGCGGAACCTTACTGCCGCGTAGCGCCCACCGGGAGGACGCCGTGCTCAGCACCATGCAGGACGTACCGCTGACTGTCACCCGCATCCTGCGCCATGGGATGACCATCCACGGGAAGTCG
It contains:
- a CDS encoding acyl-CoA dehydrogenase family protein, giving the protein MDFTPTEEQAAAQGLAGRIFGDLSTHVRLVAAGTGTDAELWKELCAAGLPGAVEEIGLLGLVLLLEEQGRTTAQVPFASSCAYGLLAVAEHGTDEQRERLLPQFRDGTAVATGAFPAGGTVQADAEAGLSGTVPMVPWLREATHVLVAAADRSLWIVRTGGAGVLTQPVETTAPWSAGRLVLSGAPAERLGEAPGEQLGGAPGEPLGGAQAYEKVLAMARTAFAGLQAGVCAGSLARAVEHTNTREQFGRPLSTNQGVLLRAADAHMDTEAIRVTAYEAAWLHDRALPCAAQALTAAWWASEAGKRVVHAAQHLHGGTGADLDHPVHRHFLWGRQLDAYLGCGSEVLQELGGLLVKEGSR
- a CDS encoding MaoC family dehydratase, translated to MKVGEELAPLEIAVTRTLIVAGAVASRDYQDVHHDAELAREKGSPDIFMNILTTNGLVGRYVTDHFGSSAVLRKVSIRLGVPNYPGDTMVLSGKVTALGNDGSVEVSVVGANRLGRHVTGTVTISVPEGSA
- a CDS encoding lipid-transfer protein, with protein sequence MSVRRADSLGGRAAVAGIGATEFSKSSGRSELKLAVEAVHAALDDAGLSPADVDGLVTFTMDTSPEITVAQAAGIGELSFFSRIHYGGGAACATVQQAALAVACGVADVVVCYRAFNERSGRRFGSGVQQREPTAEGAALGWNLPFGLLTPASWVAMAAQRYLHTYGLTPEAFGHVAVTDRRHAARNPAAYFYEKPITLAEHAASRWIVEPLRLLDCCQETDGGQAIVVTSAERARDLRQPPAVIVAAAQGAGRAQEQMTSFYRDGLTGLPEMDVVARQLWRSSGLSPADIDVAILYDHFTPFVLMQLEEFGFCGPGEAADFVAADTLPLNTHGGQLGEAYLHGMNGIAEAVRQIRGTSVNQIPGAARSLVTAGTGVPTSGLVLGRAE
- a CDS encoding SigE family RNA polymerase sigma factor; the protein is MRTPVAARTPYGARAPYVPYPSFTSFVKARGPVLLRAARSLTANPSDAEDLLQTALTKTYVAWERIEDHRALDGYVRRALLNTRTSQWRKRKVDEFACDELPEQETVPGPDPAEQQSLHDAMWRAVLKLPDRQRAMVVLRYYEDLSEAQTAEVLGVSIGTVKSAVSRALGKLRQDPELTPVR